In Oryza sativa Japonica Group chromosome 2, ASM3414082v1, the following are encoded in one genomic region:
- the LOC4328844 gene encoding calmodulin-binding receptor kinase CaMRLK encodes MPPMLHAILLLAVAVAATSASAATAPAAARNSTSNCTVPLPDAGIVTAAFKNVANFPLPRRPSCRPVRRLAYSSRNLAGVVGWAALGNLSGLLTVDLSGNSLEGDDGFGGGALWRAPLLRAVDVSRNRLGGALRLGASARMASLNASRNGFTSVVGVDGLAAGLVVLDVSGNRIAAVPEGLRRLTRVRRLDMSQNSMAGKFPDDLPPLDGVEFLDISDNNFSGVVNSTWVTKFGRSAFLRAGNATSLVIEDNPPASAPAPAPATMTPSSGGKKHKRVVLIVVVVVCGVVAVSAAVAFMALAGCVACGFSRRRKRGKKAAAAWEDDEVAVGAVKVAATAPVVLVERPLMELTLADLAAATSGFGRESQLADVGGRSGAAYRAVLPGDLHVVVRVVDGAVAGVGGDDGDVAAAAAGLRELARLRHPNILPLLGYCIAGKEKLLLYEYIEKGNLYRWLHELPASSMDMEETGADMWDTTEQDKKSIDDWPTRYHIILGIARGLAFLHQGWAGSSGRPIVHGNLVPTNILLDDDLEPRISDYIHPVDSNNGELTPESDVYSFGVLVFELVTGQVRWDDSTVSWARGVIRNRKSLNIVDARLREEEEEGGTSGAAKTTMTVAEREMVECLQVGFLCTAHSPEKRPSMQQVVGVLKDIRPAPPPPAGGAGETP; translated from the exons ATGCCGCCCATGCTCcacgccatcctcctcctcgccgtcgccgtcgccgccacctcggcgtccgcggcgacggcgcctgCGGCCGCGCGAAACAGCACCTCCAACTGCACCGTGCCGCTCCCTGACGCCGGCATCGTCACCGCCGCGTTCAAGAACGTCGCCAACTTCCCCCTGCCGCGGCGGCCGTCGTGCCGGCCCGTGCGGAGGCTCGCGTACTCGTCGCGgaacctcgccggcgtcgtcgggtGGGCGGCGCTGGGGAACCTGTCCGGGCTGCTCACCGTCGACCTCTCCGGGAACTCCCTCGAGGGCGacgacggcttcggcggcggcgcgctctgGCGCGCGCCGCTGCTCCGGGCCGTCGACGTGTCGCGCAACCGGCTCGGCGGCGCGCTGCGGCTCGGGGCGAGCGCGCGGATGGCGTCGCTCAACGCGTCCCGCAACGGGTtcacctccgtcgtcggcgtcgacgggctcgccgccggcctggtGGTTCTCGACGTGTCCGGGAACAGGATCGCCGCCGTGCCGGAGGGGTTGCGGCGGCTGACGCGGGTTCGGCGGCTCGACATGTCGCAGAACTCGATGGCCGGGAAGTTCCCCGACGACCTACCACCGCTCGACGGCGTAGAGTTCTTGGACATATCGGATAACAACTTCTCCGGCGTCGTGAACTCCACCTGGGTCACCAAGTTCGGCCGCTCCGCCTTCCTCAGAGCCGGCAATGCGACGTCACTAGTGATCGAGGACAACCCGCCGGcgtcggctccggctccggcgccggcgacgatgacgcCGTCCAGTGGCGGGAAGAAGCACAAGCGTGTCGttctcatcgtcgtcgtcgtggtctgCGGCGTGGTGGCCGTGTCCGCCGCGGTGGCGTTCATGGCACTGGCAGGGTGCGTGGCGTGTGGCTTCAGCcgccggaggaagagagggaagaaggcggcggcggcgtgggaggacGACGAGGTCGCCGTGGGCGCGGTGAAGGtggcggccaccgcgccggTGGTGCTGGTCGAGCGGCCGCTGATGGAGCTGACGCTGGCCGACCTCGCCGCGGCGACGTCGGGGTTCGGGCGCGAGTCGCAGCTCGCCGACGTCGGCGGCCGCAGCGGCGCCGCGTACCGCGCCGTGCTCCCGGGGGACCTGCACGTCGTCGTGCGCGTCGTCGATGGCGCGGTGGccggggtcggcggcgacgacggcgacgtcgcggcggcggctgccgggcTCCGGGAACTTGCAAGGCTCAGGCACCCAAACATTCTTCCGCTCCTTGGCTATTGCATTGCAG GAAAGGAGAAACTCCTCCTATACGAGTACATAGAGAAGGGCAACCTCTACCGGTGGCTCCACGAGCTACCGGCAAGTAGTATGGACATGGAAGAAACCGGTGCTGATATGTGGGACACCACGGAGCAGGACAAGAAATCCATAGATGATTGGCCTACCCGGTACCACATCATACTAGGAATCGCACGAGGGCTCGCGTTCTTGCACCAGGGATGGGCAGGATCATCGGGACGTCCAATTGTGCACGGCAATCTGGTCCCAAccaacatcctcctcgacgaTGACCTAGAGCCTAGGATATCGGACTACATACACCCCGTGGATAGTAACAATGGAGAGCTGACCCCAGAGAGTGACGTGTACAGCTTTGGCGTGCTGGTGTTCGAGCTTGTGACAGGACAGGTGAGATGGGATGATTCGACGGTGAGCTGGGCCCGAGGTGTGATCCGGAACCGAAAGAGCCTCAACATCGTCGACGCGAGGctaagagaggaagaggaggagggcggcacCAGTGGAGCAGCAAAGACAACGATGACGGTGGCGGAGCGGGAGATGGTGGAGTGCCTGCAGGTGGGGTTCCTCTGCACGGCGCACTCGCCGGAGAAGAGGCCTTCGATGCAGCAGGTAGTGGGGGTGCTCAAGGACATCaggccggcgcctcctcctcccgctggaGGCGCCGGCGAGACGCCATGA